CTCCAAAGGAGTGTCCTACAACCCCAGAAAGCAAGCTTTCTGGTTTGGGCTGATTCCGTTTCGCTCGCCGCTACTTGGGAAATCGCGTTTGCTTTCTCTTCCTCCGGGTAATGAGATGTTTCAGTTCCCCGGGTCTGCCTTCCATAACCTATGTATTCAGTTATGGATACTGTTCCATTACGAACAGCGGGTTTCCCCATTCGGAGATCCTGGGATCAAAGCTTACTTACAGCTCCCCCAGGCATTTCGGTGTTAGTCCCGTCCTTCATCGGCTCCTAGTGCCAAGGCATCCACCGTGCGCCCTTATTCACTTAACTTTTAAATCGTCGTGAAAAGACGTTTCTTACTTTGGTTTGATGTCTTGTCAAATCTTATCCAGTTTTCAAGGTTCACATTGAGAAGATCCTTTGATCTCTCAAAACTGAACAACCAACCATGTACGTCCTCCGAAGGAGACGGCTAAAAAGCCGTTCCTTTTATCCTTAGAAAGGAGGTGATCCAGCCGCACCTTCCGATACGGCTACCTTGTTACGACTTCACCCCAATCATTGGCCCCACCTTCGGCGGCTGGCTCCATAAAGGTTACCTCACCGACTTCGGGTGTTGCCAACTCTCGTGGTGTGACGGGCGGTGTGTACAAGGCCCGGGAACGTATTCACCGCGGCATTCTGATCCGCGATTACTAGCGATTCCGGCTTCATGCAGGCGAGTTGCAGCCTGCAATCCGAACTGAGAATGGTTTTATGGGATTTGCTACACCTCGCGGCTTCGCTGCCCTTTGTACCATCCATTGTAGCACGTGTGTAGCCCAGGTCATAAGGGGCATGATGATTTGACGTCATCCCCGCCTTCCTCCGGTTTGTCACCGGCAGTCACCTTAGAGTGCCCAACTCAATGCTGGCAACTAAGATTAGGGGTTGCGCTCGTTGCGGGACTTAACCCAACATCTCACGACACGAGCTGACGACAACCATGCACCACCTGTCACTTGGTCCCCGAAGGGAAGACCCTATCTCTAGGGTGGTCCAAGGATGTCAAGACCTGGTAAGGTTCTTCGCGTTGCTTCGAATTAAACCACATGCTCCACCGCTTGTGCGGGCCCCCGTCAATTCCTTTGAGTTTCAGCCTTGCGGCCGTACTCCCCAGGCGGAGTGCTTAATGCGTTAACTTCAGCACTAAGGGGTGGAAGCCCCCTAACACCTAGCACTCATCGTTTACGGCGTGGACTACCAGGGTATCTAATCCTGTTTGCTACCCACGCTTTCGCACCTCAGCGTCAGAAACAGACCAGAGAGTCGCCTTCGCCACTGGTGTTCCTCCACATATCTACGCATTTCACCGCTACACGTGGAATTCCACTCTCCTCTTCTGTCCTCAAGTTCCCCAGTTTCCAATGACCCTCCACGGTTGAGCCGTGGGCTTTCACATCAGACTTAAGGAACCGCCTGCGCGCGCTTTACGCCCAATAATTCCGGACAACGCTTGCCCCCTACGTATTACCGCGGCTGCTGGCACGTAGTTAGCCGGGGCTTTCTCGCGAGGTACCGTCAAGGTACCGCTCTATTCGCACGGTACTTGTTCTTCCCTCGCAACAGAACTTTACGATCCGAAGACCTTCATCGTTCACGCGGCGTTGCTCCGTCAGACTTTCGTCCATTGCGGAAGATTCCCTACTGCTGCCTCCCGTAGGAGTCTGGGCCGTGTCTCAGTCCCAGTGTGGCCGATCACCCTCTCAGGTCGGCTACGCATCGTCGCCTTGGTGAGCCGTTACCTCACCAACTAGCTAATGCGCCGCGGGCCCATCTGTAAGCGATAGCTCAGAAAGCCATCTTTTACTCTTCCCTCATGCGAGGGAGGAGATTACCCGGCATTAGCCCCGGTTTCCCGGGGTTATTCCGGTCTTACAGGCAGGTTGCCCACGTGTTACTCACCCGTCCGCCGCTCATTCCACTAACGTCACCCCCGAAGGGGATCAGTTAGCTTCCTGCGCTCGACTTGCATGTATTAGGCACGCCGCCAGCGTTCGTCCTGAGCCAGGATCAAACTCTCCATAAAAGTAGTTTGACTTGCTCATTTGCACACCGAATGTGCTTGTTTGAATTCTCTCTATATAATAGAAAGAATAAATTGACGTACTGGTTGGTTCGTTCAGTTTTCAAAGATCAAAATGCTTAATGGTGGGCCTGAGTGGACTCGAACCACCGACCTCACGCTTATCAGGCGTGCGCTCTAACCAGCTGAGCTACAGGCCCCAAATGGCATTCAACAGCTTATAATGGAGCGGGTGAAGGGAATCGAACCCTCATCATCAGCTTGGAAGGCTGAGGTTTTACCACTAAACTACACCCGCAATATTAAATTAAGTGATAAGTAGATTTCCAGCGTTATGATAGAACTCTCATGGTCGGGAAGACAGGATTCGAACCTGCGACCCCTTGGTCCCAAACCAAGTGCTCTACCAAGCTGAGCTACTTCCCGTAAGTAAATGGCGCGCCCGAGAGGAGTCGAACCCCTAACCTTCTGATCCGTAGTCAGACGCTCTATCCAATTGAGCTACGGGCGCCTTTTGAAGCGACATATTCTAATATATCATGCTCCAGCTTGAATTGCAATACTTTTTTTGAAAAAGCTTAGTGCGGCCGAGAGGACTTGAACCTCCACGGGGTTGCCCCCACTAGGCCCTCAACCTAGCGCGTCTGCCGATTCCGCCACGACCGCTAATTGATCAAGCAATTTGCAAAAGCTAATTACTAAGTGCGGGTGGAGGGACTTGAACCCCCACGCCGTGAAGCACTAGATCCTAAATCTAGCGTGTCTGCCAATTCCACCACACCCGCAAGAAAATGGTGAGCCATGGAGGGCTCGAACCTCCGACCCTCTGATTAAAAGTCAGATGCTCTACCAACTGAGCTAATGGCTCTTAATAAAAGAAATAATTTCGTAACAGCTTGAGAATATTTAGTTATGCTTTGTTTGAAGCACAAGGAATATCATATAACTTCTCAAAAGGTTTGTCAACCCTTTTCACACACAAAATGGCTGGGCCAGCTGGATTCGAACCAGCGCATGACGGTACCAAAAACCGTTGCCTTACCGCTTGGCTATGGCCCAACTAAATGGCGGTCCGGACGGGACTCGAACCCGCGACCTCCTGCGTGACAGGCAGGCATTCTAACCAACTGAACTACCGGACCCGGACCTGAAGTGTATGTATGAAAGTGACCCGTACGGGATTCGAACCCGTGTTACCGCCGTGAAAGGGCGGTGTCTTAACCGCTTGACCAACGGGCCGTTTAGAACAATAAAAAATGGCGGAGAAGGAGGGATTTGAACCCTCGCGCCGCTTGCGCGACCTACACCCTTAGCAGGGGCGCCTCTTCAGCCACTTGAGTACTTCTCCGTAATGGCTCCACAGGTAGGATTTGAACCTACGACCGATCGGTTAACAGCCGATTGCTCTACCACTGAGCTACTGTGGAATAAATTTCAAACTGACAATGTCAGCGACGTTATATATAATATAACATTTATAGGCTTGTGTCAATATTATTTTTTATGTAATTTAAAGCAGCTTGTCTGCTCTTCACTCCCCTTTGTTCAGGGCTTATTTAATTTAACATGGACTACATATTTCGTCAATGGATTTTTACTGTTTTTTTAACTTTCCTCTACATTTTCCGCAAACATAGCGGGACGTATCGATCTTCCTCTTCCTTCTATAGCTTTGTCCGCAGTCTGTGCATTTATATATGAGTGTTTTATCCAGATCAGAAGGCAGCGGTTTACAGTACCGCGGCGACCCTGTTTTTTTCAGCAGTTCTTTAAAAGATTGATCCCCATGCGAAAAGCCTTTTCCTTCTATATGAAGATGATAATGACAGAGTTCATGCTTTATGATGCCCTGGAATTCCTCTTCGCCCAGCTCTTTTAAATATTTTCCGTTGAGCTCGATAACTCGTTTAGAAGGAATATACCGTCCGCCTGTTGTGCGAAGTCTGGGGTTAATGGTTACACGATCAATAAATGGCTTCCCAAAAAAATCGAGGGATATCTGGTTTGTCCATTCATGCAGCTGCTTTTCTGACATCGTCATGGTGACACATCCTTCTTCTTTTACGCATAACTTATTATAAATGGGATGATTCCTAATTTCAAAGGGAGGAGATTTCTGTGCCTCGTTGGTTACAGAAGCAAATGTCCAATGCATTTTTAAATAAGGATAAGTATCAGATTAAAATGTTAAATCAGTGCTGGTATTTTTACCGACGTCGTTTAAAATAAAAAAGCCCGGAAGACGTGGTGTCTCCCAGGCAGGTATGATTATTTGTTCACCATAGTCAGCGCGATCCGCTGTTTTTGGGCGTCTACATTATCCACCCATACGGTGACGACATCACCGACGGATACGACGTCCATTGGGTGCTTAACGAACTTATTGGAAAGCTTGGAAATGTGAACGAGCCCATCCTGTTTTACGCCGATATCCACAAATACTCCAAAATCGACAACATTTCGAACGGTCCCCTCTAATTCCATTCCCTGCTCTAAGTCTTCCATCGATAATACATTTGTTTTTAACAATGGCTTCGGCAGGTCATCCCTTGGGTCACGGCCTGGTTCGGCCAGTGCCTTTACAATATCCTTCAAGGTAGGCTCTCCTGTTCCAAGCTTTTCAGCCATCTCTGATAAATTGAGTCCTGACAGCTTTTCCCTGACCTCTTGATTTCCTAAATCGCTTGGGGAAGCATTGATTTCTTTTAGTAATGAGTAAGCGGCTTTATAAGATTCCGGGTGGATCGATGTTTTATCCAACGGCTCTTCTCCTTCTAATACACGAAGGAAACCGATACTCTGCTCAAACGTTTTGGCGCCGAGACGCGGAATGTCCTTAAGCTGCCTGCGGCTTGTAAATTTACCGACTTCTTCTCTTTTCTTAATGACGTTATTCGCTACGGCTTTACTTAAGCCGGATACATATTGAAGAAGTGATGGCGAAGCCGTGTTCACATTTACTCCTACCTGGTTTACGGCCGTTTCTACGACAAAGGTAAGGGATTCGTTGAGCTTCTTCTGCGTAACGTCGTGCTGATACTGCCCGACACCGATCGATTTCGGATCAATTTTCACGAGTTCTGCCAGCGGGTCTTGGACGCGTCGGGCGATGGATACGGCGCTTCGCTCTTCAACCTTCAATTCCGGAAACTCTTCACGGGCGAGCTTGGAAGCTGAATATACACTTGCCCCCGCTTCGTTAACGATCATATAAGCTGCTTTAAAATCATATGACTGAATCATATTGGCGATAAACTGCTCGGTTTCTCTTGAAGCTGTTCCATTTCCGACAGCAATCAGCTCTATCGGATATTTATCAAAATAGCCTTTAATCGTTTTCTCGGCACCTTTTACATCATTCTTTGGAGGAGTTGGGTAAATAACAGAAATATCGAGTACTTTTCCTGTTTCATCAATGACAGCGAGCTTACATCCTGTTCGGTAGGCAGGATCGACTCCCAGGACAACCTTGCCTTTTAACGGCGGCTGAAGCAGCAGGCTCTTTAAGTTGCTGGAAAATACTTCGATCGCCTGTTCTTCCGCTGTTTCTGATAACGAATTACGAATTTCCCTTTCAACTGAAGGCTGGATAAGACGTTTATAGCTGTCTTCAATCGCCATCTCCAGTAATTCACGAAGCTTGGCATCCGCTGATGGCTTAATTACTTTGTTTTTCAAGTAATCAATAATGCTGTCCTGCGGCGGGTTAATCGTTACTTTTAGCACATCTTCCTTTTCCCCTCGGTTTAAAGCCAGGATGCGGTGAGAAACAATGGAGCGAATCGGTTCCTGATATTCATAGTACATTTCAAAAATCGACTTTTCGTCTTTTTCTTTATCCTTCTCTTTGGCTTCAATTGTACCTGAATGGAAAGTCTTTTGTCTTATATTCTCGCGATATTGAGGATCATCAGAAATCCACTCGGCTAAAATATCGTTCACGCCGGCAGTTACCTCTTCAACGGTATGTAACTCGTGTTCTTCGGAGAAAAACTCTTTCGCTTCTGCTTCATAGTCAAAAGGCTTTTGCTCCCATACTTTTAAAGCTAAAGGCTCGAGTCCTTTTTCCTTGGCTGCCGTAGCTCGGGTTCTTCTCTTTTGCTTATACGGCCGGTATAGGTCTTCCACTTTCTGCAGTTTAGCCGCGTTTTCGATTTCTTCTTTTAGTTCCTCTGTTAATTTTCCCTGCTCATCTATCAGCCGGGTTACTTCTTCTTTTCGCTGGGAGAGGTTCTCTACATAGTTCCACTGATCTTCTATCGTTTTTATCTGAACTTCGTCTAATCCTCCCGTTAACTCTTTTCGGTAGCGGGCAATAAACGGAACCGTGTTCCCATCTGCTAATAATTGAATCACTTGCTGTATAGGCTTTACGGCAATCCCGGTTTCTTTTGCCACTAACTGAATATGGTCCTGGTTTTCACTCAAAACAAGTCCTCCTCAATAACTAGGTCTACTCTTTATTGTATCAAACATCGCACACTTAATAAGGGACCTTATTCATGATTTTTCTTAGAATAAGGTCCCTTTATTTATACTTCATGGCGATGAGTGTCGTATCGTCATCAATGCTTTTGCCATAAAGCTCTTTATACTGTTGAGTCATCACATCTATATTTTTTGAGCTGATATGCTTCGCCGATAATTTCCGATCTTGTACTCCGTCAGAAAACATAAGAAACATCATCCCTCGTTCTGCCTTACCCCGGCTCACTCTCAGCTTTCTCGGATACCCTGCAAGATAACCAGCAAGAGGAATGTTCCGGCTTCTATTACCATCCTGATCAATGATAATAATGCCGATATTCCCTATGGAAGAGTAAGAATAGGTCTGCTCCTTGAAGTCGATATTAAGTATGCCTAGCACTACCCCGCGTTTGCCGAGCAAAGCATTATTGCATTTCGTAATAATTGACTCAATTTCCAAATCCGGATATTTCTCGATCACGTCCATTACGGCCTGTGAAGAATCCTTCGCCAGCTCTCCGCTGCCTAAACCGTCAGCAATAGCACAAACAAACTTCTCATCGGTTTCCTTGTAGTAATAACTATCTCCACAAAAGTAATTTCCTTTTTTGGCTTTCTGATAAATGGAGACAGCTACTTTTGCCGCTGCACCAGTGTTCACTTAAAATGCCTCGACGGATTCTGCCTGTAAGGCTTCTTTTAGTTTACGAAGAGCTCGGCGCTGAAGGCGAGAAACATGCATTTGTGAAATACCGAGCCTCTCCCCGGTATCTTTTTGGCTCAAGTTCTCAAAATAGGTGCACTGCAGAATTTCCTGTTCACGTTCACTAAGTATCGGCAGCACTTTTTGAAGGAGCATTTTCTGATCGATTTGATCATAGCCGCCTTCAGGATTTCCGATAAGATCAAGAATCGTCACAGTGCTTCCATCAGAATCGGCTTCGATTTTACGATCCACGGAAAGAGCCTTATAACTTTTGCCCATCTCCATCGTCTCCAGGACATCTTCTTCAGAAACCCCGATATAATCAGCGATTTCCAATACCGAAGGAGACCGCTGCAGGTCACTGGTCAGTTCTTCTGCGGCTTTCTTAATCTTAGGTCCTAGTTCTTTAATGCGCCGGGGAACATGGACACTCCACGTTTTATCTCTGATAAATCGTTTAATCTCCCCGATGATCGTCGGAATCGCAAAGGACTCAAAGGACTTCCCGAACTCCGGGTCATAGCGGCGGATAGCGGCCAGCAGACCAAGCATTCCGACTTGCACCAGATCCTCATGAATCGTACTGTTTTTTGAATATTTACGGGCGATGGACTCCACTAAATCATTATAGGTTAAGACAACTTTTTCTTGAATTTCTTCATCTTTAGGATTTTCTTGTAAATACGCGATCCACTCGTAAACCTCATCATTATGATGTTGAGATCTGGTCGCCATCTTGACCCACCTCATTTTCCTGAAGGTATTTTGTCATCAGGACAATAACGCCGTATTTGCTGTTGATTTCTACTTTATCCATTAATGCGTCAATTAGGAATAGGCCAAACCCGCCTTCCCGCAGTTCGCCGATATCGTCATTATGTTTGTACGGTCCGATATCCTCTTTAATTTCACCAAGGTTAAAGCTTCCACCATGGTCGGCAACCATTACTTCCAGGCGGTCTTTATAAATTCCAAAGCCAATAGTAATCTCACCTTCGCCTGTTTCCTTATATGCGTGCTTCACAGCATTTGTGATCGCTTCAGAAATCGCTACTTTAAGATCTTCAATTTCCTCATAGCCAAACCCCATACGGTTTGCAATTCCAGAGGTGCTTAAGCGGACAACACCAACATATTCAGCTTTAGCAGGAACTTTAACCTCTACAAAATCAAATGGTTCCATGATTACATTCCACCTTGTACTTTATTATCAATGTCCATAATCTCGGTTAACCCAGTGATTTTAAACAAACGGTATACTCGGTCCTGCATGTTAATAAGCTGTAAAGAAGTGTTGTGCTCCTTTGTAGACTTAAGAGCGCTGATGAAAACTCCAAGCCCTGTAGAATCCATATAGTTTACATCCTGAAGGTCTACTTCAACTGTTTGGCCTTCTTCTTTTGTAAGGGGTAAAAGAGTGTCTTTCAGCTTAGGTGCTGTAAAGGCATCCACTTCCCCAGATAGCGCCACTGTGGCGATTTTTTCTTTATTCGTAACGTCGATAGTTAAGTTCATCTCATATGCCTCCCCTTGTAACTTAAAAAAGTCCAGTAGAATAAAAGTACCCGGTGCACCTTTATTTTAAACCTTCCTCTTCAAAATTATTAAAGTAAAATCGTCACGCAAATAAAAATCCTGCAGCCTCTCAAAATGCTTGTACACCTGCTCTACTGTTTCCTGAGCGGAAAGGTGGGCATACTGTTTAATGATCTCCAGCACTTCATCCTCTTCAATGAAGCGGTCGCCCTGCCTGCATTCAGTAACTCCGTCTGTAAGCAGGATTACCATATCACCTTCGTGCACCTGTTTTGAGCATTGTTCATACGTGGCTTCTGAAGAAACACCAAGCACCAATCCGGAAGCATCAATCTCTTCAAATTCGTCCTTTTTACTGTTGTAGTAGTAGCCTGGTTCATGGCCAGCTGATGAAAAACGAAATACGTGATCACGGATATCATACAAGCCGTAAAACATCGTAACAAACATACTGGAATCCACATTTCGCTCAACCACTCGATTTAAGCTGCCCAGAATGACACCGGGGTCCATCAAATTCTCAGGAAAACTATCCATCGAATATTTGATCATGGACATACACAGCGCAGCTGGTACACCTTTCCCTACTACATCGGCAATCGCGATACCAAGCGAACCGTCTTCATCTTTAACAAAATGGTAGTAATCCCCATTCATCTGCTTCGAGGGAACGCTTATTGCGCCTAGGTCCAGGCCGTCAAAATCAGGTTTTTCCGTAGCAAGAAGCGTCTGCTGCATATTGGCAGCAACAGAAATTTCAGATTTAAGCTCGAGCTGTCTTTCCCGGAGGGACTGATACTCCTGATAAGCGAGCCCATAAGAAATCATCGTTTCTAACAAAAAGTCCAGTGAAGCCTGAATATATTCAGGCATTTCCGGGTATAGGTCCTGTAAGGACTCAATATGAACATTAATAATCTCTTCAGGAGAAATGTTCTGCTGCATCGAATGCTTGCTGAATTGTTCGGCCTGATAAAGAGCCTGCTCATCTTTTGTTTTTATATATTGATGCATTAATTCTTTATAATTTTCCAGATCGAGTTTAAGCGTACTCATCGTATCCCTCCTCTACCGGAGCCATTTAACGACTTTGATTTCCGTCCCCTTGCCATACTCTGAGAATATATTAAAATCATCCATTAATCGTTTAACTCCGGGCAATCCCGCTCCCAGTCCTCCAGAAGTGGAAAAGCCGTCTTCCATTACTTGGTTTAATTCTTTAATCCCCGGGCCATCATCCATCGCAATAATTGTAATCCCTTTTTGATTCATATCTTCAATCGGTTCAAAGCAGATCTTTCCTGTCCCAGCATACAAATAAATATTTCTTGCTAATTCAGAAATTGCAGTAGCAATCCTTGCCTGGTCGACTGTTCCAAAACCAATTTTTCTGGCAATGTCGCGCCCAAGCTGTCTTGCTCCTACAATATCCCACTCTTTTTTGATATTGACACAGGATTGGATGTCCATACTCACTCCTCCAATTCCTGACGAAGTTTTATCAGTCCTTGTTCTAAATCTAGTGCAGTTGGGACATCCTGCATATGAATTCCAAGGTCAATTAATGTCATTGCAACAGCAGGCTGAATACCTGTGAGGACCACTTTTGCCCCCATTAGATCAGACATTGTTACTACATCACCTAGAACCTTGGCGATAAAGGAATCAATAATGTCTACAGAGGTTAAGTCAATAACCACTCCTGTAGATCCGCTCTCGTGAATTTTACTCAATAAATCTTCCTGAAACTGAATAGCCGTCTGATCATCCAAATCAATCTGAATAGAAATTAGTAAATAGTTATGGAGCTTTAAAATTGGTATTCTCACTGTTATCACTCCCTGTCCAGAGAATCAATTAGCTTTTCTATATCTTTTTCTTTGTCTTGTGTCTGTTCAATGGTGCGGTTAGTTAATTCCAGGGCAGTTTGGAATCCTTTTCGGAGTGAGCTCTTCGTCGGGAATTTCCCAAGGTCAATGCCCAGGTTCACAATCGTCTGCGCAATTTCCGGACGGATGCCCACTAAGATACAGCGGGAACCAATCAAGCGAACCGCTTCGGCTGCCTGAATAATGTGATGAGCCACCATAGTATCTACAACAGGAACACCTGTAATATCAATTAACACAACTTCAGCATTATGCTTAATCACACCATCTAACAGGTTCTCCATGATAAGTTTAGCTCTTTCTGTGTCAATGGTGCCAATCAAAGGCATGATTGTAATGTTTTCCATTACCGGAATTAACGGAGCTGACAGTTCTTGAAGAGCTACTCTCTGCAAGGACACGATGTTTTCCCAGCTTCCAGAAAATTCGTTCACGAGCTTATTAATAACGGGATCTACCCAGTTATCGACCTGGCGCAGAATTTCACCGAAATATTTTGAATCGACTTGATCTGATCTTTGTAAGATAAATTCAGTAATTACACGGCGAAACACTTGCATGCCATCCGTTAAGTAACTGAGCGGCCACCCTAAATTAATCAGGCGTTCTGAAAAGTCTTCCAGGTCGGAAGAGACACCGTTCTTTTCAATACTGGAAAAGATCACATTCACGAATTCTCTATTTGTATTTTCGAAAAGCTCGTCCGATATTGATGATGTATAATCACTGGATTTCTTGCTGTTTACTTCTTCTAGCCACATTTTCACGATGTCATCGCTATGTTCGATAACCATCCCTTTTAATCTCTTGTCCATGATAAACCTCCACGTTATTAACCAGTCTTGTTTATTCCCGTTCAGAGTTATACAAATATAATATTAACAAATTTGCTGTATTAAATATACTAATTACTTCTATTTTATACTTTTTCCTATATCTTCGCCAACCGAATATGTTTTTTCAATTATTTGCCACTGAACAAAGGCTTAAAGCGCCCTGGTAGACACAAAACGCATAAGCAAAACGGCCGGAGGAAGGTGACCTTCCCTTCCGCAGGGCGGATTGCTTATGACGCAGTGTCTGAGCGCTGGAGCTCGATGTCGCTCTTTTAAACATATATATCCACAGCTTGGAATTTTATAATTTCCTAGACGACAAAAAACAAAGCTGCCGTATTTTGCGGCAGCTTTGTTAAAAGTCAATCAGTCCTAGGCTGATCTGTAACGCTTCATTGACCTGTTTCATCATCGGTTCATCTAGCTGTGTAATTTTATCGGTCAAACGCTGTTTATCAATCGTCCTGATTTGTTCCAATAGGATAACAGAATTACGTTCAAAACCATATTTCTTTGCATCGATTTCAACGTGTGTGGGAAGTTTGGCTTTTTGGATTTGTGCAGTAATCGCGGCGATAATTACTGTGGGGCTGAAACGATTCCCGATATCATTTTGCAGGATAAGTACAGGGCGCACTCCTCCCTGTTCGGATCCCACAACTGGGGACAAATCAGCGAAATAAACATCTCCTCGTTTGACTATCACCGATTTCACACCCCGCTCACTAGTTGCTCCAGGGTGTGATCTGCCTCCTCTTCGGCCTGAAACGCTTCTGAAGCGATGTTAAGATTAATTTTAGCCATTTCCATATAACCACGTCTCATAGATTCTCTAATATGGCGTTGTTTTTCTTCACGCAGGTACATTTTCGTCGCTTTACACATGAAATCGCTCCGATCACTATTTTCATGTTGAACATGTCCATCTAATTCAACCAAAAGGTTATTCGGAATCCGAATGACAATCTCTCGCATACTGTCGGACACAACCATACACCTCCACCATCTTTTCCCAAAAGAAACCAGTCTACTTAAGTCCAATTTAATCTTATCATTCGCCCGTGTCTATTGCAAAGGAGTCTTGGGTTTTTTTCGTGAAAGATGTAGCTTAGCGTCTGGAATTAAAAGGATTCCTGCACATTTTAAAAATTTATAAGGAATTCTCTACTTCTACTATATGCCCGTTTTCCAAATACATGCGTGGAATTCGCCGACTGATCATACAAGGAATTTCGTAATTAATCGTCTCTAAATATGCTGCTACATCGTCCGTGTGCACTTCATCATTCCCTTGCTTTCCAATTAATGTAACCTGACTTCCTGCAGAATATTCCTGATCGAGCTTAATCATGAACTGATCCATACATATCCGGCCGACAATGGGGTGTTTTTTTCCGCCCACTAACACTTCAAAACCCTGCAGCTTTCGAATCCAGCCATCGGCATAACCGACAGGAACAGTTCCGATCCATTCTTCCTCTTTGGCCTGATAAGTCGCCCCATA
This window of the Halobacillus sp. Marseille-Q1614 genome carries:
- a CDS encoding SprT family protein, producing MTMSEKQLHEWTNQISLDFFGKPFIDRVTINPRLRTTGGRYIPSKRVIELNGKYLKELGEEEFQGIIKHELCHYHLHIEGKGFSHGDQSFKELLKKTGSPRYCKPLPSDLDKTLIYKCTDCGQSYRRKRKIDTSRYVCGKCRGKLKKQ
- the cmpA gene encoding cortex morphogenetic protein CmpA — protein: MPRWLQKQMSNAFLNKDKYQIKMLNQCWYFYRRRLK
- a CDS encoding Tex family protein, which codes for MSENQDHIQLVAKETGIAVKPIQQVIQLLADGNTVPFIARYRKELTGGLDEVQIKTIEDQWNYVENLSQRKEEVTRLIDEQGKLTEELKEEIENAAKLQKVEDLYRPYKQKRRTRATAAKEKGLEPLALKVWEQKPFDYEAEAKEFFSEEHELHTVEEVTAGVNDILAEWISDDPQYRENIRQKTFHSGTIEAKEKDKEKDEKSIFEMYYEYQEPIRSIVSHRILALNRGEKEDVLKVTINPPQDSIIDYLKNKVIKPSADAKLRELLEMAIEDSYKRLIQPSVEREIRNSLSETAEEQAIEVFSSNLKSLLLQPPLKGKVVLGVDPAYRTGCKLAVIDETGKVLDISVIYPTPPKNDVKGAEKTIKGYFDKYPIELIAVGNGTASRETEQFIANMIQSYDFKAAYMIVNEAGASVYSASKLAREEFPELKVEERSAVSIARRVQDPLAELVKIDPKSIGVGQYQHDVTQKKLNESLTFVVETAVNQVGVNVNTASPSLLQYVSGLSKAVANNVIKKREEVGKFTSRRQLKDIPRLGAKTFEQSIGFLRVLEGEEPLDKTSIHPESYKAAYSLLKEINASPSDLGNQEVREKLSGLNLSEMAEKLGTGEPTLKDIVKALAEPGRDPRDDLPKPLLKTNVLSMEDLEQGMELEGTVRNVVDFGVFVDIGVKQDGLVHISKLSNKFVKHPMDVVSVGDVVTVWVDNVDAQKQRIALTMVNK
- a CDS encoding SpoIIE family protein phosphatase, giving the protein MNTGAAAKVAVSIYQKAKKGNYFCGDSYYYKETDEKFVCAIADGLGSGELAKDSSQAVMDVIEKYPDLEIESIITKCNNALLGKRGVVLGILNIDFKEQTYSYSSIGNIGIIIIDQDGNRSRNIPLAGYLAGYPRKLRVSRGKAERGMMFLMFSDGVQDRKLSAKHISSKNIDVMTQQYKELYGKSIDDDTTLIAMKYK
- the sigB gene encoding RNA polymerase sigma factor SigB, which translates into the protein MATRSQHHNDEVYEWIAYLQENPKDEEIQEKVVLTYNDLVESIARKYSKNSTIHEDLVQVGMLGLLAAIRRYDPEFGKSFESFAIPTIIGEIKRFIRDKTWSVHVPRRIKELGPKIKKAAEELTSDLQRSPSVLEIADYIGVSEEDVLETMEMGKSYKALSVDRKIEADSDGSTVTILDLIGNPEGGYDQIDQKMLLQKVLPILSEREQEILQCTYFENLSQKDTGERLGISQMHVSRLQRRALRKLKEALQAESVEAF
- the rsbW gene encoding anti-sigma B factor RsbW; translated protein: MEPFDFVEVKVPAKAEYVGVVRLSTSGIANRMGFGYEEIEDLKVAISEAITNAVKHAYKETGEGEITIGFGIYKDRLEVMVADHGGSFNLGEIKEDIGPYKHNDDIGELREGGFGLFLIDALMDKVEINSKYGVIVLMTKYLQENEVGQDGDQISTS
- a CDS encoding STAS domain-containing protein, with translation MNLTIDVTNKEKIATVALSGEVDAFTAPKLKDTLLPLTKEEGQTVEVDLQDVNYMDSTGLGVFISALKSTKEHNTSLQLINMQDRVYRLFKITGLTEIMDIDNKVQGGM
- a CDS encoding PP2C family protein-serine/threonine phosphatase, with the translated sequence MSTLKLDLENYKELMHQYIKTKDEQALYQAEQFSKHSMQQNISPEEIINVHIESLQDLYPEMPEYIQASLDFLLETMISYGLAYQEYQSLRERQLELKSEISVAANMQQTLLATEKPDFDGLDLGAISVPSKQMNGDYYHFVKDEDGSLGIAIADVVGKGVPAALCMSMIKYSMDSFPENLMDPGVILGSLNRVVERNVDSSMFVTMFYGLYDIRDHVFRFSSAGHEPGYYYNSKKDEFEEIDASGLVLGVSSEATYEQCSKQVHEGDMVILLTDGVTECRQGDRFIEEDEVLEIIKQYAHLSAQETVEQVYKHFERLQDFYLRDDFTLIILKRKV
- a CDS encoding anti-sigma regulatory factor, which encodes MDIQSCVNIKKEWDIVGARQLGRDIARKIGFGTVDQARIATAISELARNIYLYAGTGKICFEPIEDMNQKGITIIAMDDGPGIKELNQVMEDGFSTSGGLGAGLPGVKRLMDDFNIFSEYGKGTEIKVVKWLR
- a CDS encoding STAS domain-containing protein, encoding MRIPILKLHNYLLISIQIDLDDQTAIQFQEDLLSKIHESGSTGVVIDLTSVDIIDSFIAKVLGDVVTMSDLMGAKVVLTGIQPAVAMTLIDLGIHMQDVPTALDLEQGLIKLRQELEE